From the genome of Mucilaginibacter paludis DSM 18603:
TTTAAGTTATGGATTTAGCAAAACGTATAAACAATTCGGCTAACGCCCCGGGATGGCCATGCGTTTGTATAAAACTGAATGAGCGGCTGATGGTAAGCCCTTTGATATCAATTACTTTGAACTGGTTATTTTTTAGCTCGGGGATAATGGCGTGTATAGATATCAGAGCCAGGCAATTACTATTGATTAAATAAGATTTAATACTTTCGGTACTCCCCAGCTGCATTTCAATTTGCAGGTCGGCTAATTTAACGCCGTGGGGTTTTAAAGCATGTAAGATCACTTCCAATGTACCCGAACCCGGTTCGCGCAGCAGTAAAGCATAATTTTTTAACTCTTCCGGTTTTATGGTTTGTTTTTGGATAGCTTTATTTTGACTATTGCTGATCAGTACGATCTCGTCTTCTAAAAATTCCTCGTATTTAATTTGCGGGTGATGAGACATTCCCTCTACTATCCCCAGTTCAATTTCTTTACGAAGCAGTGCCTGCTCAATATCCTCGGTATTGCCGCTAATTAAATTAACCTGTACATTTTTAAACTTTTGATGAAACTTAGCCAGCACCGGCGGAATTACATATTGTGCAACGGTAGTGCTTGCCCCTATGCGCAACTGTCCTCCGTGGCTCTGCGTTAGCAGATTCATATCATATTCCATCTCGCGATACACGCCAAACAGTTGTTCAGCATGCACTAACAAAGTTTCCCCGGCAGCTGTCAGCGTAATTTTTTTATTGCCGCTTCGCTCAAACAGCGAACATTTAAAGTGAGCCTCCAACTCGCGAATAT
Proteins encoded in this window:
- a CDS encoding LysR substrate-binding domain-containing protein, which translates into the protein MMFDFRLKVFYTVAKRLNFTRAAAELFITQPAVTKHIRELEAHFKCSLFERSGNKKITLTAAGETLLVHAEQLFGVYREMEYDMNLLTQSHGGQLRIGASTTVAQYVIPPVLAKFHQKFKNVQVNLISGNTEDIEQALLRKEIELGIVEGMSHHPQIKYEEFLEDEIVLISNSQNKAIQKQTIKPEELKNYALLLREPGSGTLEVILHALKPHGVKLADLQIEMQLGSTESIKSYLINSNCLALISIHAIIPELKNNQFKVIDIKGLTISRSFSFIQTHGHPGALAELFIRFAKSIT